One segment of Olsenella uli DSM 7084 DNA contains the following:
- a CDS encoding C69 family dipeptidase — protein MAVAMALSLSMALPKDALACTQVYVGPGLTDTGNVYVGRAEDYAPRHPKAFGIQEPRTNPTFSSDESDFQWTYTGTTYRYTYVRDLPSGWDNRTDAYSEAGTNERGVSVSATLTTDYNDQVKAVDPCGNEDRDNPSGLGEYTIADVVLACSPTARDGVKLLGRIIDEHGSYDCNQIIVSDNNETWLFAQLSGHQWIALNLTAAYPDKASVNPNIGQLKYQADLDDENLCLHSERLKETAVDAGSATYFADGSLDVATSYGAASAGSGQYTRLAQGRVYFGSPLEEGSYTMGASGVTSVSDPQLLFTPGNDKVDLFQALRSFAARGEQDSSLNANTNAGLYAIGNNRTVETHLYQIRQGMSADVATIQWENLSRSEFGIAIPSYSALLTEVDKDVYPAVDGWSEAHTGTAEREDSVDAAMDATTDNGSLDYVLMDINTLAYNRRDKLASGTRAYLDALQRQLIAQQATVDKVMQETPASERTDLANRLHKQASTEVYAKTKALLDEMRAYLHGDQSTPFVPSDFDEETGLAKTPICYATSVFAPTFTTEPSNVTVEKGKPVTLSAKASIPDGVEGSDSKLTYEWFKVAKSSDSNGANAGAKRIMPSAALRVPAAGSSADSSAGTGDTLTVGTSEVGSFSYYCVATNGTSGQKATSQTATVEVTEPKPDPTPGNTVTPTGKRGTGRLPQTSDPISVLPSFALGAAGAALVVAAAVLRTKRSGR, from the coding sequence ATGGCGGTCGCCATGGCGCTGTCGCTCTCCATGGCGCTGCCAAAGGATGCGCTCGCATGCACGCAGGTCTACGTCGGTCCCGGACTCACGGACACAGGTAACGTCTACGTTGGCCGCGCGGAGGACTACGCACCCCGCCATCCCAAGGCATTCGGCATCCAGGAGCCTCGGACCAACCCCACGTTCTCATCCGACGAGTCCGACTTCCAGTGGACGTACACGGGGACGACGTATCGCTACACCTATGTGCGCGACCTCCCCTCGGGTTGGGACAACCGCACCGATGCCTATTCCGAGGCGGGCACCAACGAGAGGGGCGTGAGCGTCTCCGCGACACTCACCACGGACTACAACGACCAGGTCAAGGCCGTCGACCCCTGTGGCAACGAGGACAGGGACAACCCGAGCGGTCTGGGCGAGTACACCATCGCTGACGTCGTGCTGGCCTGCAGTCCCACGGCGCGTGACGGCGTCAAGCTCCTGGGAAGGATCATCGACGAGCATGGCAGCTACGACTGCAACCAGATCATCGTCTCGGACAACAACGAGACCTGGCTCTTTGCGCAGCTCTCGGGGCATCAGTGGATCGCGCTCAACCTGACGGCCGCCTACCCCGACAAGGCTTCGGTCAACCCCAACATCGGACAGCTCAAGTATCAGGCCGACCTCGACGACGAGAACCTCTGCCTGCACTCCGAGAGGCTGAAGGAGACTGCCGTGGACGCGGGGAGCGCCACCTACTTTGCGGACGGATCCCTCGATGTCGCCACCTCGTACGGCGCAGCCAGTGCCGGTTCCGGACAGTACACGCGCCTTGCGCAGGGCCGCGTGTACTTTGGCTCCCCGCTCGAGGAGGGCAGCTACACGATGGGCGCGTCGGGCGTGACCTCCGTGAGCGATCCCCAGCTCCTCTTCACCCCCGGCAACGACAAGGTGGACCTGTTCCAGGCGCTGCGCTCCTTCGCGGCACGCGGCGAGCAGGACAGCAGCCTCAACGCCAACACCAATGCGGGTCTCTATGCCATCGGCAACAACCGCACGGTCGAGACTCACCTGTACCAGATCCGCCAGGGAATGAGTGCGGACGTCGCCACCATACAGTGGGAGAACCTCTCGCGCTCCGAGTTCGGCATCGCCATTCCCAGCTACTCTGCCCTGCTCACCGAGGTCGACAAGGACGTCTACCCTGCCGTCGATGGATGGAGCGAGGCGCACACGGGCACCGCCGAGAGGGAAGACAGCGTCGACGCCGCCATGGACGCCACGACCGACAACGGCTCGCTCGACTACGTCCTGATGGACATCAACACGCTTGCCTACAACAGGCGCGACAAGCTTGCCAGCGGCACCCGTGCCTATCTCGACGCCCTGCAGAGGCAGCTCATTGCCCAACAGGCGACGGTCGACAAGGTCATGCAGGAGACGCCCGCCTCCGAGCGCACGGACCTTGCCAACAGGCTCCACAAGCAGGCCAGCACCGAGGTGTACGCAAAGACCAAGGCCCTTCTCGACGAGATGCGCGCCTATCTTCATGGTGACCAGTCCACGCCCTTCGTCCCCAGCGACTTTGATGAGGAGACCGGCCTCGCGAAGACCCCCATCTGCTACGCCACCTCCGTCTTTGCCCCGACCTTCACCACAGAGCCCTCAAATGTGACTGTCGAGAAAGGCAAGCCTGTCACGCTCAGCGCCAAGGCGAGCATCCCCGATGGCGTCGAGGGCAGCGACTCCAAGCTGACCTACGAGTGGTTCAAGGTGGCGAAATCCTCCGACTCCAACGGCGCGAACGCCGGTGCGAAGCGGATCATGCCGTCGGCCGCCCTGCGTGTTCCCGCAGCAGGCAGCAGTGCCGACAGCTCCGCCGGTACGGGAGACACCCTTACCGTCGGCACTTCGGAAGTCGGCTCCTTCAGCTACTACTGCGTGGCCACCAACGGCACCTCCGGCCAGAAGGCCACCTCGCAGACCGCCACTGTCGAGGTCACAGAACCGAAGCCGGATCCCACTCCTGGCAATACGGTCACCCCGACGGGCAAGAGGGGTACGGGCAGGCTTCCTCAGACCTCCGACCCCATCAGCGTCCTTCCATCGTTTGCCCTGGGCGCGGCGGGCGCGGCGCTCGTCGTGGCGGCAGCAGTCCTCCGCACGAAGAGGAGTGGCAGGTAG